The following are from one region of the Molothrus aeneus isolate 106 chromosome 7, BPBGC_Maene_1.0, whole genome shotgun sequence genome:
- the IGFBP2 gene encoding insulin-like growth factor-binding protein 2 isoform X2 produces MGILSGAGGRKPMKTGMKELAVMREKVNEQQRQMGKVSKAHHNHEDSKKSRLSTGRTPCQQELDQVLERISTMRLPDERGPLEHLYSLHIPNCDKHGLYNLKQCKMSVNGQRGECWCVDPIHGKVIQGAPTIRGDPECHLFYTAHEQEDRGAHALRSQ; encoded by the exons ATGGGGATCCTGAGTGGAGCTGGAGGGAGGAAGCCCATGAAGACGGGCATGAAGGAGCTGGCAGTGATGAGGGAGAAGGTGAACGAGCAGCAGCGGCAGATGGGCAAAGTCAGCAAGGCCCATCACAACCACGAGGACTCCAAAAAGTCACGGCTGTCGACGGGCAGG ACCCCTtgtcagcaggagctggatCAGGTCCTGGAACGCATCTCCACCATGCGGCTGCCAGATGAGCGAGGGCCCCTGGAGCACCTCTACTCCCTTCACATCCCCAACTGTGACAAGCATGGCTTGTACAATCTCAAACAG TGCAAGATGTCAGTGAATGGGCAGCGTGGCGAGTGCTGGTGTGTGGACCCCATCCATGGGAAGGTGATCCAGGGTGCACCCACCATCCGCGGGGACCCCGAGTGCCACCTCTTCTACACAGCCCATGAGCAGGAGGACAGGGGAGCGCACGCCCTGCGGAGCCAGTAG